One Candidatus Aenigmatarchaeota archaeon genomic window carries:
- a CDS encoding transposase, with the protein IRSMLGTTNFVESINSKIRKVIYGKRIFPTDEALLKVCYGVAMDLEEKWKKPLRDWEMIYAQLIILFEGRL; encoded by the coding sequence AGATAAGGAGTATGTTAGGGACTACAAACTTTGTAGAGAGTATAAACAGCAAGATAAGGAAGGTGATATATGGCAAGAGGATATTTCCAACGGATGAGGCTTTACTGAAGGTTTGTTATGGGGTAGCAATGGACTTAGAGGAGAAGTGGAAGAAGCCTTTGAGGGACTGGGAGATGATATATGCTCAGTTGATAATTCTTTTTGAGGGTAGGCTATGA